The following coding sequences lie in one Treponema sp. OMZ 790 genomic window:
- a CDS encoding leucine-rich repeat domain-containing protein, whose protein sequence is MKQKRLVSMIGMLGLLFSTVACSKNNKVALSDALEKNDIAAIEKIFSDIDQSSLNKLTTENPSSVGDFSYKLNKDESGIVITGYNGSGGLVIIPSEIEGYPVKRIDTLAFRENNDIISVIIPFSVETMGTGCFYECDNLTSVFIPSTVTTIGNKAFFGCDSLSVLKIMPGVKTIGEQSFVRCNSLTKVTLPEPLEKISTAAFGECENLLEIHLADTIKVIEKGAFLRCKNLQSANIPKNIKDFGVGCFKDCVELCNLEIPEEIKKLVVSEFNSSFEGCKKLPIATRKRLKELGYTGRYNTF, encoded by the coding sequence ATGTTGGGTTTATTATTTAGTACAGTTGCTTGTTCTAAAAATAATAAAGTTGCATTATCTGATGCATTAGAGAAAAATGATATTGCTGCTATAGAGAAAATTTTTTCTGACATTGATCAGAGTAGTCTTAACAAGTTGACTACTGAAAATCCATCTTCTGTTGGAGATTTTTCCTATAAATTGAATAAAGATGAAAGCGGCATCGTTATAACAGGCTACAATGGTTCCGGCGGATTGGTTATTATACCTTCAGAGATTGAAGGGTATCCTGTTAAACGAATAGATACATTAGCTTTCAGAGAAAATAATGATATAATCTCAGTAATAATTCCTTTTAGTGTTGAAACTATGGGGACAGGGTGTTTTTATGAATGTGATAATCTTACTTCTGTTTTTATACCATCCACTGTTACAACTATAGGCAATAAAGCATTTTTTGGCTGTGATAGTCTATCTGTTTTAAAAATTATGCCTGGTGTAAAAACGATTGGAGAACAGAGTTTTGTAAGATGCAATAGTCTTACAAAGGTTACACTTCCGGAACCGCTTGAAAAAATTTCTACGGCAGCTTTCGGAGAATGTGAAAATTTACTTGAAATTCATCTTGCCGATACTATTAAAGTTATTGAAAAAGGTGCATTTTTAAGATGTAAGAATTTACAATCTGCTAATATTCCTAAAAATATAAAAGATTTTGGTGTTGGATGTTTTAAGGATTGTGTGGAACTATGTAACTTAGAAATACCTGAAGAAATAAAAAAATTGGTTGTTTCCGAGTTTAACAGTAGTTTTGAAGGATGTAAAAAATTACCTATTGCAACAAGAAAGCGTTTAAAGGAACTTGGCTATACAGGAAGGTATAATACGTTTTAA